The Azospirillum baldaniorum genome segment GGCGGACGGGCGCCGCCTTCCTGGCCGGGTTGACCTGGGACCGTTACGCGGACGGGGTGGCGGAGGTCGTGGAGTCGGTGCTGTAGCGCCTACAGCGCTTTCACCGCCGTCAGCAGCCGCTCCACCTCCGCCTCGTCGTTGTAGTAATGTGGGGAGGCGCGGACGACCTCGGTCAGCCCACGGGCCTCCATGTCGAGCGGGGTCGAGGGCGCTGAGGACACCGACAGGTTGATCCCCTGGCCGCGCAGAGCGGATTTGATGGACCGCGGCTCATGGCCGTCCACCGTGAAGGTGACGATGGCGCAGCGCTCCGCCCCGAGATCGCGCACCGTCACGCCGGGAAGCGCGCCCAGACCGTGCCGCAGCCTGTCGGCCAGCGCGAAGGCGCGGTCGCGGATCGCCTCCAGCCCCCAGGACAGCGCATACTCCACCGCCACCCCCAGCCCGAGCCGGGCCGCAATGTTGCTCTCCCACAGCTCGAAGCGGCGGGCGTCGGGGCGCATGGTGTAGCGGTCCGGCCCTACCAGCGCGCCGCCGCTGTGGTCGAGCGTGTGCGGCTCGATGCGGTCGAGCCAGTCCTTGCGGACATAGAGAAAGCCGGTGCCCCGCGGCGCGCGCAGGAACTTGCGCCCGGTCGCCGACAGGAAGTCGCAGCCCAGCTCCTCGACGTCCACCGGCATCTGGCCCACCGTCTGGCAGGCGTCGAGCAGATAAGGAATGCCATGCCGCCGGGCGACGCGCCCGATGGCAGCCGCCGGGTTGACCAACCCGCCGTTGGTCGGAATGTGGGTGATGGCGATCAGCTTGACCGGACCCTTCCCCGGCTCCCCGATCATCGCCTCCAGCGCCGCGACGGAGGCCTGGCCGGTCTCGTCGCTGGGGATCACCTCGACCACCACGCCGGTGCGCCGGGAGGCCTGCAGGAAGGGAATCAGGTTGGCGGCGTATTCGGCGCGCGCCGTCAGGATGCGGTCGCCGGGCCGGAAGCCCTCCCCCGGCAGGACGGCCAGCGCGTTGAAGGCCA includes the following:
- a CDS encoding aminotransferase class V-fold PLP-dependent enzyme, translated to MTIDIARARAETPGTRHVVHFNNAGAALPPQPVLDAVTAHLALEATIGGYEAAERAADRLEGVYDSVARLLACSREEVALAENATVAWGMAFNALAVLPGEGFRPGDRILTARAEYAANLIPFLQASRRTGVVVEVIPSDETGQASVAALEAMIGEPGKGPVKLIAITHIPTNGGLVNPAAAIGRVARRHGIPYLLDACQTVGQMPVDVEELGCDFLSATGRKFLRAPRGTGFLYVRKDWLDRIEPHTLDHSGGALVGPDRYTMRPDARRFELWESNIAARLGLGVAVEYALSWGLEAIRDRAFALADRLRHGLGALPGVTVRDLGAERCAIVTFTVDGHEPRSIKSALRGQGINLSVSSAPSTPLDMEARGLTEVVRASPHYYNDEAEVERLLTAVKAL